In Desulforegula conservatrix Mb1Pa, the DNA window TAAATGCATTCGGTTCAACAGATACTGCAATGGCTCCTGACAGCCAGTTTCTTTCATGGATAGGACAGATTCAATGGGCCAGGCAGATGGAAAAGCTATTAAATTCCCAGATGATAATAAGGACAGATATCCAGCTAGCAGCGGACGCTCTCCTGCCCATAGAACAGTTTGCCATAGGCGGAGGAAAAAGCGTCAGGGGGTACAGGGAAAACCAGCTTGTAAGGGACAATGGGATTGTTTCATCAATAGAGCTAAGGATTCCACTCATAAATCTGAAAATTCCGGGAGTAAGCAGTAATCCAGAAGACGGAAGGCTTTCGCTCGCGCCTTTTTTCGATTATGGAGCCGGATGGAACACGAGGAGAAGATCACCTGGAGCGCTAAATATCTCAAGCGCAGGACTCGGACTAAGATATGATCCTTCACAATACGCCCACGCCCATATTTACTGGGGATTCGCATTCAGGGATATTGACACTTCTGATGACGACCTTCAGGATGATGGAATACACTTCCTTGTGTCATGCTGGTTTTAGTTAGCGTTTGAAAATTCAAAAAGAATCATTAATTTAGAAAAGGTTCATGTTCCCCTTAAATGTTGAAAAGCGAAATACTGACCTTTTTGTAATACTGGATCTTGGGGAACTATTTTTAAAAAATTCCTTAAGTCCCCTCAAAAACCTTATGTTTTTTTTATTATCATGCGCAAAGGTTATAAAATTGTATATGCTCAGCTTACTTACCTGAAAGTTTTTGCGGAGCTTTTTTTAAAAAGCGACCCGCCGGAGGTATTCGGACCAATGTTCGGATTACGAGCAAAGGACGCTCTAATCCGACCTACTTATTGGCCTACGAATTGGCCTTTTTTAGCCGAATTACCCTTGATCGACTCGCAAAAAGTCAAAAAATGGCTTTAGCGTCATGCCGGACTTGATCCGGCATCTTTGTATTCTCAGATACTTCTGGGCTACGGCCTGCGCAGGAATGACGAGAATCGAACTTTTTGCGACATCGTCACCCTTAGGCTCATAATTTCTGATTGATGATTTTTGAAACAAAGCGATCAATCATAAATCCAAATTCTAAAATCAAAAATCGTGGTGATGTGGGGACGTTTTATCCCCACACTTATTTCAGAATTAAAACATACCCGGAATTACAGAGTTTTTATTCTTCTTCCTTAACAGCCTTGTCCTTTGGCTCACCAGTCTTTTTAGGAGACTGGGCCGCGGGCGCGACTTTAAGAATAGAGGTAACTTTTTCGCTGTTTTCCGCAAGGAAATAGGCCAGATCCTCCAGCTTTTTTTCATCTATTCCGAGTTCGGCTGTTTTCATGAAATCAAGCAAGCCCTCAGCCACATCCAGCATTTTATCGTAGGCATCAGCCTCTTTTTTGGTTGTGAATACCATTTTCTGGACTCCGTTTCGAACCACAACATACTGAATAACAACTGCCATGGAAAATCTCCTTGTTACACCGGAATCCCGGCGCTTTTTTACTTTGTCTCGACAATTTTCTGATGCGGTTTTACCATCTCTGTCTTTAGCATTTTACGAATAGCTCCCCTCATCTGGGGATCTTTTGTAAGCTCAAACATGGTTGCATTAGTATCCATTGCGCGCTTGTCATCCTGTGGAAAATCATAGATTCCATGATTGTCGAAATACATATGATCAGCCTGGAATACAAATCTGTGGCGACCATATACATCATCCCTGAAAACCTTCATCCCTGCTTTACCAAGAAACGTCGAAGGCCTGACATACGAATCTTTTGCCATCCTGAGGCTCTTTTCAGCCATTTCTCTGATAAGGGCATCAATCACTGAATTATCTGCTGGTTCGTCTGTTATTATATCAACAAGGTTTGCGCCCTGCCATTCAGCAAAGGCTTCCAGGACTTCGCGTATCGGGGCAATCTGGGCAAGCGGGCCTGAAATCATAAAACCAAGCTGTTTGCCGATCATTGTTGGTGTGTGGGTATTATAAAAGCCCCTGTCAAAAAACTGCTTCCAGGTCGATGAAAGGAATCTGTCCTTTATATCTCCGGCAAAAATGAGAATATCGGCAGGTTTTACCTTGTTTTCATAAAAGGCAATAAAATCGTCTTTATCACCATATACGCAATTATGGTCAAAACCACACTGAATGCAGCCAAGACAGCCCCCGCTTACATTTAGATCAGAAAGATCAAGCACTTCTGCTCTTTCAAACTGGGAAGCAATTTTATCTACCATTGCAGGTAGATTCGACCCTTGTCTTTTGGCGTCAATAAGAATAACGACTCTCTTGTCGCTTAAAAGCTTTAGTTCCGAAGTTTCAGTGGATTTATACGCAAAGGCGGATTTTAAAACAGGAAGAAATGCCCTGGAGCAAGGCCTTTTGCTTGTGGCTGTTTCAAAAATATGGCCTGCAAAACTAAGAAGTCTTGAGCGTTGTCCATCTTCAAGCAGATCATAGGAATCGGCTGAATAAGAACCGGCAAAATTCATTCCGAGATCCTCGCACACTGCCCTTAAATATGAATGGGCCGAATGGTCGAAAAAATTTATGGACGTGGTGATGCATGCAGCATATTTACCCTTGAATGCGGCAGCATTCCCGCTCGCAAATATCAATTCTATGAACCGCTTGAACTGGGAAGGGATATTAAAGGTATATACAGGTGTCGCCATAATGATCATTTCAGATGATGAAATCTGGGCTACAACCTCTGACACCTTGGCCGGATCCTTTTCAAGAGATTTGATTTCACGGCCTATGTGAATGATATTCATCTCGTGGGCAGGAAAATGCTTCTGAATAAAAAGTACGGACTGCAATGTGACGGACAGCTCGCCTTTGGGGCTTCCGCTTAGCACACAAATACGCATAATCGCTCCTTTAACGGTTTGTGTCTTAATTACCATGCAATCAATGCACGGAAATATGAAAAAGATAGGTTAAAACAAACTGCTGAACAAGAAAAAAGTGGTTTAAAAAATGTAAATCCTGCCTGTTTTTTGTTATCCATGAAATTTGCGTTTATCTTGCAAAAAAAATAATTCTGGACAGAATCCCGGACAAAAAGGTATGTATACAAAATAAATTAATACATGTTTTTCCCAATAAATAAAGCATATATATTGTCTTCACGCATATTAAATTATTTGGCATATAAAATATTGATTAGTAACCATTATCAATTTGGGCAACTTCAGAGTGCATGAACTTCCAATAACAAAAAGCATACTTGATGTGGTTGTAAAACACGCGGCCCTGAACAGGGTTGAAAAAGTGGTATCCATCACTCTGAATATCGGCGTTCTTTCTGATCTTGAGCCTGAATTCATCCAGAAATATTTTGACTGGATAAGCAAGGGAACTGTTGCTGACGGGGCAATACTTAAAATGAACAAATCACCGCTGATTCTTCTGTGCAGTGCTTGTTCATGGTCTTATGAACAGGACATATCTTCCGGCTCTTTCACCTGCCCTGAATGCGGGGCAAGCGAGGGATTCAGGATAGTATCTGGCAAAGGCTATTATATACAGGACATGGAGGTTATGTGATGGATGAGGTTCGTCTTATCGAAGTTAAGGAAGATATTCTTGCAGACAATGACATCAAGGCTGGAGAATTACGTGAGTCACTAAAGAAAAGCGGGACCTTTCTTATGAACCTCATGTCTTCCCCTGGTTCCGGCAAAACCAGCCTGATTCTGAGAACAGGCGAAAAGCTCAAAAAGAGCCTCCGGATCGGGGTTATAGAAGCCGATATCGATTCAAAGGTCGACGCTGAAAAAGTCGCTGCTTCAGGAATAAAGGCTGTTCAGCTTAAAACCGGAGGTTTTTGCCATCTTGACGCGTCAATGGTTGAAACAGGTCTTGATGCCATAGGAGTTGAGGACCTGGATCTGATCATAATTGAAAATGTCGGTAATCTTGTCTGCCCTGCCGAATTTGACACAGGCGCTGCTAAAAATGTCATGATCCTGAGCGTCCCCGAAGGCGATGACAAACCACTGAAATATCCCCTAATGTTTTCAGTATGCCATGTTCTTCTTGTAAACAAGACTGACTACATGGAACTGAGCGATTTCAGCATGGATGCCATGGAACAGAGAGTGCGCAGATTAAACCCGAACATAAAAATATTCCCTATTTCCTGCAAGACAGGCGAAGGGATTTCCGAATGGACAGAATGGCTTGAAAATGAGGTGAAAAATTTTCAGGGCTTATAGTTTACCAAGAGGCCAATTCGTCGGATTAGGACGTCCTTTGTCCGTAATCCGACATTAATCCGAATGCCTCCTTAGGGTCGCTTTTTTGGAAAAAACTCCGCAAAAAACTTTATGGTTTTTTGATTTTAGAAGTCTTTTTTTGATCATTAATGAAAGATGTTCAGCGTCTAAATGCTGATGGAGTCGCAAAAAGTCTAAAAATGGCTTTAGCGTCATGCCGGACTTGATCCGGCATCTTTGTAATTTCAGCCACTTCTGGATTTCGGCCTGCGCCGGAATGACGGTAATCGGACTTTTTGCGGCCTTGTCAAATGATGAATAGTTAATTTTTTCATATCAAAAGGTTTTTTTATGACTGATACATTATACCGCAAGCTTCAGGAGCACCTGGACAGACTTCCTATAGGATTCCCTGCAACGCCAAGCGGAGCAGATATTGATGTTCTCAGGATCATGTATGAACCATATGAAGCTGAAATAGCGCTCAACCTTACACCAGAGCCGGTTACGGCAGAAATTCTGGCCGGAAAAATGTATACGGCCAAGGATGAGCTTTTTGAGAGCCTCGAGAACATGGCAAAACGAGGACTACTTATGCGTATCAGGATCGAAGGCGTTCCCCGGTATGCACTTGTTCCTTACATAGTCGGCTCATATGAATTTCAGCTTAACAGGATCACAAGAGATTATAACAGAGCACATAACAGACTCATGGCCGAATCAATGGGAATGGAGGTTTTTTCAGGAAAGACCTCCCAGTTCAGAATTCTGCCTGTTGAAAGAAGTCTTGAAGGGAATCAGGCTGTTCTTCCGCATGAAACAATTCGTGAATATATTAAAAATGCAAAAAAAATTGCGGCAGTGGATTGTTTGTGCAGATTAAAAGCCGAAAAAATGGGCAAAGGATGCGGCCATCCCCTGAGAGTCTGCCTCAGCCTCAACGAATTTGCTGACTATTATCTTGAAGCAGATATGCCAGCAGAAGAAATATCTTCCGAAAAAGCACTTCAGATTTTAGACGAATGTGAAAAGCTCGGACTTGTGGCGCACACTCAAAATGCCGGCGACGACATATATTATATTTGTAACTGCTGCAAGTGCGGATGCGGAATCATGGGAGCCGTAAACATGTTCGGTCTTCACAGCCAGATTTCAAGTTCAACTTACGTGGCAAAAACGGATAAAAGACTCTGCACTGGCTGCCAGACATGCCTTGACAGATGCATATTCAGCGCAAGATCAATTGAAAACGGCGTGGCAAAAGTGAAAAAATCAAAATGCCTTGGCTGCGGGCTCTGCAAAACAACCTGTCCTTCGGGTGCCATTACAATGGAAAAAAGAGAAGAAAGCCGCCTTCCTGATGTTCCGGCTGATGTCCAGGAAATGTATGACAGAATTCAGATAGATAAAGGCAAACCCGTAAGAATACTATCCCTTAAAACCATCAAGGAAGGCTTAAAAAGCTGAATCTGGAACAGATCAATTCTTGATGGTCTCGCAAAAAGTCAAAAAATGGCTTTAACGTCATGCCGGACTTGATCCGGCATCCATTATTTTCAAATACTGCTGGATTCCGGCTCCCGGTTTTCACAGGGTCAAGCCCCGCCGGAATGACGGAAATCCTTTTTTTTTGCGAGTCCAGTCCAATTAAGCTTATTGACATTTGGCAGAATAATATCTAACATATGAACAAATGATCATATATAAAGGAATCTTATGAAACAGATCAGGTGTGAAACAGATATTTGCGAGCAACTATGCGAACATCCCAATAATATTTGTCTTGCAAAAGCTGAAATGCTGTCCGAGGAAGAGCTCCAGCGCATAGCAGAAATATTTAAAATACTCGGGGACGCCACACGCATTAAAATATTACATGCTCTTTCAAGACAGGAATTATGTGTCTGCGATATTTCTGCGGTTATTGGCATGGCGCAGTCAGCAGTATCCCATCAATTACGTCTTTTGCGAAGTTTACGTCTGGTCAAATATCGCAAGGAAGGCAAGATGGCGTGGTATTCTCTTGATGACAGTCATATTTTTTTGCTCCTGACCCAGGGTATTGAACATATTAAAAACAAACATTAGGTGATGGCTGTGAATATAAAGACTATAAAAAAGCAGGGTTGCCATGACAAACGCAATGCCTGTTCAACAGAAAATGAAGACAGACCCTCCTCATCAAACTGCGGAGCAGCAGGAGCATGCTGCTGCCAGGATCATGAAACCATGTCTGGCAGAGACAACAATACCTTTAGCGCATTTTATTTAGAGGGTCTGGACTGCGCCGATTGTGCTGCCAGCCTGGAAAATGCCATTAACAGGATAAAAGGCGTAAGCGCAAAAATAAATTTTTCATCAGCAAAACTGAAGGCAACCTATGACAAATCAATAACAGGGCCTAAAGAAATAATAAAAGTAATAGCCGGATTTGGATATAAGGCGACACTTGAAAAAAAAACCGACGAAGAGCCAGTTTTTCTAAGAACTGTTTTCCGCCTCTCTGGTCTGGACTGCGCTGACTGTGCAGCCAAGCTGGAAAAAAGGATAAGCGCC includes these proteins:
- a CDS encoding YebG family protein; protein product: MAVVIQYVVVRNGVQKMVFTTKKEADAYDKMLDVAEGLLDFMKTAELGIDEKKLEDLAYFLAENSEKVTSILKVAPAAQSPKKTGEPKDKAVKEEE
- the hypB gene encoding hydrogenase nickel incorporation protein HypB gives rise to the protein MDEVRLIEVKEDILADNDIKAGELRESLKKSGTFLMNLMSSPGSGKTSLILRTGEKLKKSLRIGVIEADIDSKVDAEKVAASGIKAVQLKTGGFCHLDASMVETGLDAIGVEDLDLIIIENVGNLVCPAEFDTGAAKNVMILSVPEGDDKPLKYPLMFSVCHVLLVNKTDYMELSDFSMDAMEQRVRRLNPNIKIFPISCKTGEGISEWTEWLENEVKNFQGL
- a CDS encoding ArsR/SmtB family transcription factor → MKQIRCETDICEQLCEHPNNICLAKAEMLSEEELQRIAEIFKILGDATRIKILHALSRQELCVCDISAVIGMAQSAVSHQLRLLRSLRLVKYRKEGKMAWYSLDDSHIFLLLTQGIEHIKNKH
- a CDS encoding hydrogenase maturation nickel metallochaperone HypA produces the protein MHELPITKSILDVVVKHAALNRVEKVVSITLNIGVLSDLEPEFIQKYFDWISKGTVADGAILKMNKSPLILLCSACSWSYEQDISSGSFTCPECGASEGFRIVSGKGYYIQDMEVM
- a CDS encoding 4Fe-4S dicluster domain-containing protein, which codes for MTDTLYRKLQEHLDRLPIGFPATPSGADIDVLRIMYEPYEAEIALNLTPEPVTAEILAGKMYTAKDELFESLENMAKRGLLMRIRIEGVPRYALVPYIVGSYEFQLNRITRDYNRAHNRLMAESMGMEVFSGKTSQFRILPVERSLEGNQAVLPHETIREYIKNAKKIAAVDCLCRLKAEKMGKGCGHPLRVCLSLNEFADYYLEADMPAEEISSEKALQILDECEKLGLVAHTQNAGDDIYYICNCCKCGCGIMGAVNMFGLHSQISSSTYVAKTDKRLCTGCQTCLDRCIFSARSIENGVAKVKKSKCLGCGLCKTTCPSGAITMEKREESRLPDVPADVQEMYDRIQIDKGKPVRILSLKTIKEGLKS
- a CDS encoding NAD(P)H-dependent oxidoreductase — translated: MRICVLSGSPKGELSVTLQSVLFIQKHFPAHEMNIIHIGREIKSLEKDPAKVSEVVAQISSSEMIIMATPVYTFNIPSQFKRFIELIFASGNAAAFKGKYAACITTSINFFDHSAHSYLRAVCEDLGMNFAGSYSADSYDLLEDGQRSRLLSFAGHIFETATSKRPCSRAFLPVLKSAFAYKSTETSELKLLSDKRVVILIDAKRQGSNLPAMVDKIASQFERAEVLDLSDLNVSGGCLGCIQCGFDHNCVYGDKDDFIAFYENKVKPADILIFAGDIKDRFLSSTWKQFFDRGFYNTHTPTMIGKQLGFMISGPLAQIAPIREVLEAFAEWQGANLVDIITDEPADNSVIDALIREMAEKSLRMAKDSYVRPSTFLGKAGMKVFRDDVYGRHRFVFQADHMYFDNHGIYDFPQDDKRAMDTNATMFELTKDPQMRGAIRKMLKTEMVKPHQKIVETK